The genomic region CGCCGGCGTCGCCGACCAGCACCCCACCGAGCAGGGTCGTCGCGTCGTCGGAGAGGACGAGCTTCGCGTAGACCCGGGTGGCCGGGTCGGTGAAGGTCACGTCGAGGGAGCCCTCGGTGCTGCCGTGGGCATCGCCGAACGAGGCGACGTCCACCCCGAGCAGCTTCAGCCTCGTGGCGGTGTCCGCGCCGGGGAAGGTCGCCGAGCCGCCGACCAGCCGGTCGGCCACGACCTCGGCCATCGCGTACCCGGGGGCGACCAGGCCGTGGCAGACCCCGTCGACCGCCGCGCACTCGCCGACCGCCCAGATCAGCTCGTCGGCGCTGCGGCAGGCCGCGTCGACGAGCACCCCGCCCCGCGGGCCGAGCGGCAGGCCGGCCGCCCGGGCCAGCTCGTCCCGGGGCCGGATGCCGGCCGCGACCACGACCACGTCGGCGTCGACGGCCGTGCCATCGGCCAGTTCCAGCGTGGCGACCACGCCGTCCGGGCCGGGCCGCAGCGCGGTGGTGGCCACCCCGAGGTGGGTACGGACGCCCAGCTCCTGGACGTACCGGCGGAGCATCGCCCCGCCGGCGGTGTCCAGCTGCGCGGGCATGAGCCGGGGCGCGAACTCCACCACGCTGGTGGCCAGGCCGAGCAGCCGCAGCGCGTTCGCCGCCTCCAGCCCCAGCAACCCGCCGCCGATCACCGCGCCGGTCCGTCGTCCCCGGGCGTGCGCGCGGATCGCCGCCAGGTCGTCGAGCGTGCGGTAGACGAACACACCGGGCAGGCTCGCGCCGTCTACCGGCGGCACGAAGGGGTACGAGCCGGTGGCCAGCACCACCGCGTCGTACGGGTACTCGCCGGTCGCCGTCCGGACCACCCGCCGCTCCCGGTCGATCGCCGTGCCGGGCTCACCGAGGCGCAGCTCGACGCCGTCGTGCGGGACGTGCAGGTTCAGCTCGTCGGCGGACACCCCGTCGAAGAACGCGGAGAGCCGCACCCGGTCGTACGCCGGCCGCCGTTCCTCGGCGAGCACGGTCACCCGCCAGTCCGCCCCCGGGTCACGGGCCCGCAGCGCGTCCAGAAAGCGCTGCCCGACCATGCCGTTGCCGACGACCACCAGCCTGCCGCCGTTCATCGCGTCACCTCCACCGAGTCGGCTTCGCGGAGCCAGTCGACGATGCCGGCGACCGCGTCCCGGCAACCGCCGCAGCCGGTGCCGGCCCGGGTGCCCGCCACCACCGCGTCGACCGTGCGGGCCCCGGAGCGCCAGCAGCTCACCAGGGCTCCCTTGCTGACCGTGTTGCACTGGCAGACCGTGGCCGCGTCCGGCATCAGCGCCGGGGACGCGGCGACGGCCGGCGCGGCCGTGCCGAGCGCCCGGCCGAGCAGCAGGGACCTCCGGTCGGCCGGCACGGGCTGGCCCCGGTCGAAGAGCTGGATCACGGTGCCGACCGCCGGGTTGTCGCCGAGCAGGATGGCGCCGGTCAGCCGGTCGTCGTGGATGCGCAGCCGGGCGTACGTGCCCCGGGCCGGGTCGGTGAAGGTCAGCTCCTCGCCGGGACCGCCGCCGGCCGGGTCACCCATCGCGGCCAGGTCGATACCGGCCGCCTTGAGCCGGGTCACCACCGGCCGTGGCCGGTACCGGGCCAGCGGGTCCTCGCCGCTGAGCACCTGGGCCACCACACGTGCCTGCGCCCAGGCGGGGGCGACCAGCCCGCTCGGCGACCCGTCGTGCTCGGCGCAGTCGCCGATCGCCGAGATCCGCCGGTCACTGGTGCGCAGCCGGTCGTCGACGACCACGCCCCGCCGCACGGTGAGGCCGGCCGCCGTGGCGAGCGCGGCATCCGGGCGTACACCGCAGGAGAGCACCAACAGGTCGGCGGTGAGCGACCGGCCGTCGGCGAGGTCGAGGCGTATGCCGTCGGCGTCGGCGGCCAGCCCGCTCGCCGGCACCGCCAGGTGGGTGGTCACGCCGAGCCCGGCGAGCGTGCCGGCCAGCACCGCGGCGCCGGTCGGGTCGAGCTGCCGCTCCATGAGGTACGGCACCGGGTGCACCACGCCGACGTCCAGGCCCCGGGCGGCCAGCCCACGGGCCGCCTCCAACCCGAGCAGGCCGCCGCCGAGCACCAGTGCCCGGCGCGCGTTGACGGCGAGGGCCAGGATCCGCCGGCAGTCGGCCAGGGTGCGGAACGGGACCACCCGTTCCGGTGGCGCGGCCGGGTCCAGCCCGGGCAGTGGCGGCACCACCGGGCGGCTGCCGGTGGCGAGCACCAGGTGGTCGTAGCCGATCCGGTCGCCGTCGTCGGTCCGTACGCTCCGGCCGGCCCGGTCGATCGCGGTCACCGTGACCCCGGTGCGGAGGTCCACGCCCTGCCCGGCGGCCTCGGCCAACTCCACGTCCGGCTCGCCGATCTTCCCTGCCAGCAGGGTGGAGAGCATGATCCGGTTGTACGCCCGGTGCGGCTCCGCCCCCAGCACAGTGACCTTCCGGTCCCCGCCGCGGGCCTGCAGCTCGGCGGCGAGCCGGGCGCCCGCCATCCCGTTGCCGACGATCACCACGCGCTCGGTCATGCCTTCTCCACCCGTACCGCGCAGATCTTGAACTCGGGCATGCCGGAGATCGGGTCGACGGCGTCGTTGGTGACCGAGTTGGCCCGGGCCGGGCCGCCCCAGTGGAACGGCGCGAAGACCGTGTCCGGCCGGATCGTCGGGCTGAGCCGGGCCGGCGCCCGCAGCTCGCCGCGGCGGGAGACGACCCGCACCGGGTCGCCGTCGGCCACCCCGAGCCGAGCGGCCAGGTCCGGGTGCAGCTCCACGAAGGCGTCCGGGGCGGCGCGGCGCAACGCCGCCACCCGGCGGGTCTGGGTGCCGGACTGGTACTGGGCCAGCACCCGGCCGGTGGTGAAGTGCAGCGGGTAGTCCGGGCTGACCTCCTCGGCCGCAGGCCGGTGCTCCACCGGGTGGAACCGGGCCCGCCCGTCGGGGGTGGCGAACCGGTCGGCGAAGAGCCGCGGGCTGTCCGGCCCGTCCTCGGCGGGGCAGGGCCAGAAGACGCCGTCGGCGGCGTCGATCCGCTCCCAGGTGATCCCCGCGTAGTCGGCGACGCCGCCGGCCGAGGCGCGGCGCAGCTCCGCGAAGACCCGCCGGGGATCCGCCTCGTCGCCTCCCGCCGGCTCGTCGGCCGGCGGTGCGTCCGGCGTCGGCTCCGCGTCCGGCGCCGTCCCGGGCCGGAGGCGGGCGGTGAGGTCGGCGAGGATGGCCAGGTCGGTCCGCACGCCGGCCGGCGGTGGGCGCAGCGCCCGGCGGCGCAGCACCCGTCCCTCCAGGTTGGTCATCGTGCCGTCCTCCTCCGCCCACTGGGCGGTGGGCAGCACCACGTCGGCCAGCGCGGCCGTCTCGGACAGCAGGAGGTCGGCGACGACCAGCAGGTCGAGGTCGCGCAGCCGGCGTTCGATCCGGGCGGCCCGGGGCGCGGAGACCACCGGGTTCGAGCCGAAGACCAGCAACGCCCGCGGTCCGCCCGGCGTGCCCAGCGCGTCCAGCAGCTGGTAGGCGGGGACCCCCGGCCCGGGCAGCGCGTCGGCCGGCACGCCCCAGACCTCGGCGACGTGCGCGCGGGCCGCCGGATCGTCGATCCGCCGGTAACCCGGTAGCTGGTCGGCCTTCTGCCCGTGCTCCCGGCCGCCCTGGCCGTTGCCCTGCCCGGTCAGGCAGCCGTACCCGGAGCCGGCCCGGCCCGGCAGGCCGAGGGCGAGCGCCAGGTTCACGAACGCGGTCACCGTGTCGACACCCTTGGCGTGCTGCTCGGCGCCGCGGGCGGTCAGGATGACGGCGCGCTCGGCTGTGCCCAGCGCCCGCGCGGTGGCCTCCAGGTCCGCCACCGGCACGCCGGAGAGCTGCTCGGCCCGCGCCGGCCACCACCCGGCCACCGTCCGCCGCACGGCGTCGAAGCCCGAGGTCCGCTCCGCGACGTACGCCCGGTCCACCCAGCCCTCGGTGAGGGCGATGTGCAGCAGCGCGTTGGCCACCGCGAGATCGGTGCCGGGCAGCGGTTGCAGGTGCAGGTCGGCCTGCCGCGCGGTGGCGGTGGCCCGAGGGTCGACGACGATCAGCCGGCCGCCGCGCCGGCGCTGCTCGGTCAGCCAGCGCACCAGCGGCGGCATGGTCTCCGCCGGGTTCGCGCCGACCAGCAGCAGCGTGTCCGCCCGACCCAGGTCGGCGAGCGGGAACGGTAGCCCGCGGTCGACGCCGAAGGCGCGCAGGCCGGCGGCCGCCGCGGAGGACATGCAGAACCGGCCGTTGTAGTCGATGTGCCGGGTGCCCAGCGCGACGCGGGCGAACCGGCCGAGCGCGTACGCCTTCTCGTTGGTGAGCCCACCGCCGCCGAACACGGCCACCGCGTCGCGGCCGTGTCCATCCTGGACGGCGCGGAGGCCCGCGACGATCCGCGCCAGGGCCACCGACCAACTGGCCGGGCGCAACCCGCCGCCGGCCCGGTCGCGCACCAGCGGGGTGGTCAGGCGTTCCGGATGGTCCAGCAGCTCGGCGGCGGTCCAGCCCTTCTGGCAGAGCCCGCCGCGGTTGGTGGGGAACTCCCGGGGGAGCACCGTCACCCGGCCGCCCTCCTCGCGCAGCACCATGCCGCACTGGAGGGCGCAGTACGGGCAGTGTGTCGCCGCCTCCCGGGGCGAGCGCCCCGGTCGAGTCGCCGGCCGTGCACCGTCTGTCATGTCGGCAAAGCGTGCCGCCGGGCGGTTTCCGAGCCGGGTCTCTCCTGTTTCGGTCCTGTCACGAGCGGCTCACACCGCACGGCGGTGACGCGCCGGTCCGCAGCGTTTAGAATGTGGGAGCAGATTCCTAGATTTTGGGAGCGCGCATGACCGTCGCGGACGCCTTCGACGCCGTCGCCGGCACCTACGACGAGGCCCGTCGCCGGCTGGTGCCCTGCTTCGACGCCTTCTACGGCACCGCCGTCGAGGTGGCCGCGCCACCACTGCGGGCCGCGGTGGCCGCCGGGCGCGCGCCCGAGGTGCTGGACCTGGGCGCCGGCACCGGCCTGCTGTCGCTGCTGCTCGCCGCGGCCGTGCCCGGGCTCCGGCTGACCCTGGTCGACGCGGCGCCGGCGATGCTCGCGGTCGCCACCGACGAGTTGCGCGTGCGGGGCGTGCCGCACCGCACGGTGCACGCCGACCTGGCCGACCCGCTGCCGCCCGGGCGCTACGACGCCGTGGTCAGCGCGCTGGCCATCCACCACCTCGACGACACCGGCAAGCGGGCGCTCTACCGGCGGCTGCCCGCCGCGCTGGCGCCCGGTGGCGTCTTCGTCAACGCCGAGCAGGTGGCCGGCCCGACCTCCGCGCTGGACCGGCGCTACGACGAGGTCTGGCGGGAGCGCGTCGCCGCGCTCGGCTCGGACGACGAGGAGATCGCCGCCGCCCGGGCCCGGATGGCGTACGACCGGCCGGCGCCGGTGGCCGCCCAGTGCGGCTGGCTGGCCGAGGCGGGCCTGGTCGACGTGGACTGCTTCTTCAAGGAGTGGCGGTTCGCCGTGTTCGGCGGACACGCGGCCTGAGCTGACCCCAAGCCGGCAGTGGGCGAAATGCGCCGCGCTGGGTGTTCTGGCATTTCGGGAGCGGGCTGGACGGTCCACGGGATGACTACCGGTCATACCGTTGGGTAGTCTTCCTCGCATGACTGCCAAAGTGACCCTGTCGTTCTCGGACGAGACGATCGAGGAGGCCCGCCGGTTCGCCAAGCGCGAGGGGCTGTCACTCTCGGCGTGGATGGACCAGGCGGCCCGGGAGAAGGCGCTGCGCGAGGTCTTCGCCGCGCACGCCGCCGCCGTCGGCCGGGCCGGCCTGGATCTGGAGTCCGCCGCCCTCTCCGACGCGAGCGAGGTGGGCATGGTCGACGACCTGCTCTTCGGCGGTCGCCCGCGTGCTGCGTAGGGGCGAGATCTGGCGCATCGAGGGCGCCCGGGAACGGCTCGGGCTGGTGATCAGCTCCGACGTCTACAACTCCACCGACGTACCCATCGTGATCGTGGCCGAGGTGGTCGAGCAGGCGCTGCTGCGCGACTCGCCGCTCGCCGTGGCGATGGGCGGATACGTGGTGATGCCCGACCGGATCTCGTCGCCGATGAAGAAGTGGTTCACCGAGTGCGTCGACGTCGCCGACGCCGACACCATGCTCCGGGTGGGCTGGGCGTTGCGCATCCTGCAGGGGATCTGACCTCGCCCGCTCACCACCGGTCCCGGTCGCCGGTGCGGTCTCCGTTTCCCGCCGGACCCGTGGCGGGCACGCCCGGGTAACCGGCCCTCCCTAGCGTCCTGGCGACCAGGCCGACGAGTGGCCACCCGGGCCGGCGGCGCGGCCGCCTGGCGGGCCACTCCCGCACCGGGAGGTGCCGCCCGTGAGCACGCTCGCCAGCACGACCATCGTTTCCGAGACCGGGCCGGCCGCCCCGCGGCGCCCGCACCGCCTCGACGACTGGCGACCCGAGGACCCCGACTTCTGGCGGACGACCGGGGCGCGTGTCGCCCGCCGCAACCTGTACGTCTCGATCTTCGCCGAGCACGTCGGCTTCTCGGTGTGGAGCCTCTGGTCGGTGCTGGTGCTCTTCCTCGGCCCCGAGTACGGCATCGACCCGGCCGGGAAGTTCCTCCTCACCGCGGTGCCGGCCGCGTTGGGCGCGGCGCTGCGGCTGCCGTACACCCTGGCGGTGGCCCGGTTCGGCGGCCGGAACTGGACGATCGTGAGCGCGCTGCTGCTCCTGGTGCCGGCGGTGCCGATGACCGTGCTGCTGGAGCCGGGCGTCTCCTACGCCACGCTGATGGTGCTGGCCTGCCTGACCGGCGTCGGCGGTGGCAATTTCGCCTCGTCCATGGCGAACATCAACCTCTTCTATCCACAGCGCCTCAAGGGCAGGGCGCTCGGGCTCAACGCCGGCGGGGGCAACCTCGGGGTGCCCGCGGTGCAGTTGGTCGGCCTCGCGGTGCTGGCCACCGCGGGAGTCGCGTACCCCCGGCTGGTGCCCGCGGTCTACCTGCCGCTGATCGTGCTCGCCGCGCTGGCGGCGGCGCGCTGGCTGGACAACGTCCCCGGGGCCCGCAACGAGCCCGGGGCGCTGCGCGAGGCGTCCCGTGACCCGCACACGTGGATCATGTCGCTGCTCTACGTGGGCACCTTCGGGTCGTTCATCGGGTTCGGCTTCGCCTTCGGCCAGGTGCTCCAGTTGCAGTTCGCCGATCGGTTCCCCACCCCGGTCGACGCCGCCTGGCTGACCTTCCTCGGCCCGCTGACCGGGTCGCTGATCCGGCCGCTCGGCGGGCACCTCGCCGACCGGCTCGGCGGCGCCCGGGTGACGTTCTGGAACTTCGTCGCGATGGCCGCCGGGGCCGCCGTGGTGCTCCACGCCGCCCGCGAGCGGTCGTTCGGGCTCTACCTCGCCGGGTTCCTGGCCCTCTTCGTCTTCTCCGGGCTCGGCAACGGCTCGACGTACAAGATGATCCCGGCGATCTTCCGGGCCCGGGCGGCGGCCGCGGTGAGCGCCGGCCGGCGGGACCCGGTGGCGGCGCGGCACTGGTCGACCCGGATGACCGGGGCGCTGATCGGGATCGCCGGAGCGGTCGGCGCCTCCGGCGGGCTGCTGGTGAACGTCGCGTTCCGGCAGTCGTTCCTGACCCGCGGCGACGCGGACGCGGCCTACGTCGCGTTCATCGCCGGCTACGCGGTCTGCTTCGGGGTGACGTGGCTGGTCTACCTGCGTCCGGGGGCGCGCCGGCTGCCCGGGGTGTGACACCGACCACCGCCCGGGCACGGGCCACGCGCGGCGGGACCCCGTTTTGACCTGCCGACCGGGCGCCGGGTATCGTTGCCTGCTGTTGTACGACATCCAGAGGCGTGCCACATCAGGTACGCTTGGTCGTTCGTGCGCGCCTGGTGACTTCGGCGCGCGACCCCAGACCGACGACGAGACAA from Micromonospora sp. WMMD812 harbors:
- a CDS encoding FAD-dependent oxidoreductase; its protein translation is MTERVVIVGNGMAGARLAAELQARGGDRKVTVLGAEPHRAYNRIMLSTLLAGKIGEPDVELAEAAGQGVDLRTGVTVTAIDRAGRSVRTDDGDRIGYDHLVLATGSRPVVPPLPGLDPAAPPERVVPFRTLADCRRILALAVNARRALVLGGGLLGLEAARGLAARGLDVGVVHPVPYLMERQLDPTGAAVLAGTLAGLGVTTHLAVPASGLAADADGIRLDLADGRSLTADLLVLSCGVRPDAALATAAGLTVRRGVVVDDRLRTSDRRISAIGDCAEHDGSPSGLVAPAWAQARVVAQVLSGEDPLARYRPRPVVTRLKAAGIDLAAMGDPAGGGPGEELTFTDPARGTYARLRIHDDRLTGAILLGDNPAVGTVIQLFDRGQPVPADRRSLLLGRALGTAAPAVAASPALMPDAATVCQCNTVSKGALVSCWRSGARTVDAVVAGTRAGTGCGGCRDAVAGIVDWLREADSVEVTR
- a CDS encoding molybdopterin oxidoreductase family protein yields the protein MTDGARPATRPGRSPREAATHCPYCALQCGMVLREEGGRVTVLPREFPTNRGGLCQKGWTAAELLDHPERLTTPLVRDRAGGGLRPASWSVALARIVAGLRAVQDGHGRDAVAVFGGGGLTNEKAYALGRFARVALGTRHIDYNGRFCMSSAAAAGLRAFGVDRGLPFPLADLGRADTLLLVGANPAETMPPLVRWLTEQRRRGGRLIVVDPRATATARQADLHLQPLPGTDLAVANALLHIALTEGWVDRAYVAERTSGFDAVRRTVAGWWPARAEQLSGVPVADLEATARALGTAERAVILTARGAEQHAKGVDTVTAFVNLALALGLPGRAGSGYGCLTGQGNGQGGREHGQKADQLPGYRRIDDPAARAHVAEVWGVPADALPGPGVPAYQLLDALGTPGGPRALLVFGSNPVVSAPRAARIERRLRDLDLLVVADLLLSETAALADVVLPTAQWAEEDGTMTNLEGRVLRRRALRPPPAGVRTDLAILADLTARLRPGTAPDAEPTPDAPPADEPAGGDEADPRRVFAELRRASAGGVADYAGITWERIDAADGVFWPCPAEDGPDSPRLFADRFATPDGRARFHPVEHRPAAEEVSPDYPLHFTTGRVLAQYQSGTQTRRVAALRRAAPDAFVELHPDLAARLGVADGDPVRVVSRRGELRAPARLSPTIRPDTVFAPFHWGGPARANSVTNDAVDPISGMPEFKICAVRVEKA
- a CDS encoding class I SAM-dependent methyltransferase, with product MTVADAFDAVAGTYDEARRRLVPCFDAFYGTAVEVAAPPLRAAVAAGRAPEVLDLGAGTGLLSLLLAAAVPGLRLTLVDAAPAMLAVATDELRVRGVPHRTVHADLADPLPPGRYDAVVSALAIHHLDDTGKRALYRRLPAALAPGGVFVNAEQVAGPTSALDRRYDEVWRERVAALGSDDEEIAAARARMAYDRPAPVAAQCGWLAEAGLVDVDCFFKEWRFAVFGGHAA
- a CDS encoding DUF6364 family protein, which gives rise to MTAKVTLSFSDETIEEARRFAKREGLSLSAWMDQAAREKALREVFAAHAAAVGRAGLDLESAALSDASEVGMVDDLLFGGRPRAA
- a CDS encoding nitrate/nitrite transporter produces the protein MVSETGPAAPRRPHRLDDWRPEDPDFWRTTGARVARRNLYVSIFAEHVGFSVWSLWSVLVLFLGPEYGIDPAGKFLLTAVPAALGAALRLPYTLAVARFGGRNWTIVSALLLLVPAVPMTVLLEPGVSYATLMVLACLTGVGGGNFASSMANINLFYPQRLKGRALGLNAGGGNLGVPAVQLVGLAVLATAGVAYPRLVPAVYLPLIVLAALAAARWLDNVPGARNEPGALREASRDPHTWIMSLLYVGTFGSFIGFGFAFGQVLQLQFADRFPTPVDAAWLTFLGPLTGSLIRPLGGHLADRLGGARVTFWNFVAMAAGAAVVLHAARERSFGLYLAGFLALFVFSGLGNGSTYKMIPAIFRARAAAAVSAGRRDPVAARHWSTRMTGALIGIAGAVGASGGLLVNVAFRQSFLTRGDADAAYVAFIAGYAVCFGVTWLVYLRPGARRLPGV